The following proteins come from a genomic window of Chanos chanos chromosome 15, fChaCha1.1, whole genome shotgun sequence:
- the prkrip1 gene encoding PRKR-interacting protein 1 homolog, translating to MAAEQKDGRPGKQSGKESQPLIIAKTPAEEQRLKLERLMRNPDKPAPVPERPKEWAPRAPPEFVRDVMGSSAGAGSGEFHVYRHLRRREYQRQDFLDRLSEKQKLDLDYLEKVKENQKAAEERTAKRRKKREKMKQKKLMAKKAKLESKKDGDSEEEASSSEQEKEEEEEQEAEDDAEVPSFVMGRR from the exons ATGGCGGCTGAACAGAAAGATGGACGTCCAGGCAAACAATCTGGAAAAGAATCACAGCCTTTAATTATAGCCAAAACTCCGGCGGAGGAGCAGCGACTGAAGCTGGAGAGGTTAATGCGGAACCCT GACAAACCTGCTCCTGTACCAGAACGACCGAAGGAATGGGCGCCACGTGCCCCTCCAGAGTTTGTACGGGATGTCATGG GTTCCAGTGCTGGGGCAGGCAGCGGAGAGTTCCATGTGTACAGACATCTTCGTCGGCGGGAGTACCAGAGACAAGACTTTTTAGACCGCCTGTCTGAAAAG CAAAAGTTGGATCTGGACTATCTTGAGAAAGTGAAGGAAAACCAAAAGGCTGCTGAAGAGAGAACAGCCAAACGCAGAAAGAAAag ggaaaagatgaaacaaaagaaGTTGATGGCGAAAAAAGCCAAGCTGGAGAGCAAAAAAGATGGAG ACTCTGAAGAGGAAGCCTCGTCCAGTgagcaggagaaggaggaggaagaggagcaagaGGCAGAGGATGATGCGGAGGTGCCCAGCTTTGTCATGGGGAGGAGGTGA